One Thiocapsa bogorovii DNA segment encodes these proteins:
- a CDS encoding DNA polymerase Y family protein, with protein MDRMACLDLPAFPLQLLLRQHPEWRGYPVAVVDSDQPRGIVLWVNAPARDARILSGMSFAAALSLSGDLRAAQVPEAQIDRAVAAVSRRLREHSPHVEPSEEEPGVFWLDASGLEPLYGSLDAWAAGIETDLSAIGLSAVVVVGFRRFATYALAKSGQGVRVLHEAEQEQGALQDVPLERLAIAPGIRDALAKLGVHSLGEFLRLPSEGIRRRYGKAAFDLHRMASGELNLPLQPERPVAPVTARLILDRPETDVERLMYLIETRLPPLLDALGERGQALEELRLLFRFERLGEHKERIRPAAPTLDARQILELIRLRLSAARLPDGVEELHLLTRAVSPEQRQLELLAARPRRDLEAANRALARVRAALGDQSVVQARLSSGHLPENSFAWEPLSRLEPARPRMRLQRRLVRRLYRRPIPLPPRPRHEPDGWMLHGLEQGPVTRVWGPYVVAGGWWVRALHREYHFAETRKGELLWVFYDRVRRGWFVHGRVE; from the coding sequence ATGGACCGGATGGCCTGTCTTGATCTGCCGGCCTTCCCGCTTCAGCTCCTGCTGCGGCAGCACCCCGAGTGGCGTGGGTATCCGGTCGCCGTCGTCGACAGCGATCAGCCGCGGGGTATCGTCTTGTGGGTCAATGCGCCCGCGCGTGACGCACGCATCCTCTCGGGCATGTCCTTTGCCGCGGCTTTGTCGCTGAGCGGGGATCTGCGCGCCGCCCAGGTTCCCGAGGCGCAGATCGATCGGGCCGTCGCGGCCGTCTCCCGCCGGCTGCGCGAGCACAGCCCGCATGTCGAGCCGTCCGAGGAGGAACCCGGTGTCTTCTGGCTCGATGCGTCCGGGCTCGAGCCGCTTTACGGGTCGCTCGACGCCTGGGCCGCGGGGATCGAGACGGATCTCTCGGCGATCGGCTTGAGCGCCGTCGTGGTCGTCGGCTTTCGCCGCTTCGCGACCTATGCGCTCGCCAAATCCGGACAAGGCGTGCGCGTCCTGCACGAGGCAGAGCAGGAGCAGGGCGCCTTGCAGGATGTGCCCTTGGAGCGGTTGGCGATCGCGCCCGGGATACGGGACGCGCTCGCCAAGCTCGGCGTGCACAGCCTCGGTGAATTTCTCCGGCTGCCGTCCGAGGGTATCCGTCGGCGCTATGGGAAGGCCGCCTTCGACCTGCACCGGATGGCTTCGGGCGAGCTGAATCTCCCGCTGCAGCCCGAGCGTCCCGTCGCGCCGGTGACGGCGCGTCTGATCCTCGATCGGCCCGAGACCGATGTCGAGCGTCTCATGTACCTGATCGAGACGCGGCTGCCGCCCCTTCTGGATGCGCTGGGCGAGCGCGGTCAGGCCCTCGAAGAGTTGCGGCTGCTGTTTCGCTTCGAACGCCTGGGCGAGCACAAGGAGCGCATCCGTCCGGCCGCACCGACCCTGGATGCCCGACAGATCCTGGAGCTGATCCGTCTGCGCTTGTCGGCGGCGCGCCTGCCGGACGGTGTGGAGGAGCTGCATCTGCTGACCCGTGCCGTCAGCCCCGAGCAGCGCCAGCTCGAGCTGCTCGCCGCCCGGCCGCGCCGCGACCTCGAAGCGGCTAACCGTGCACTGGCGCGCGTGCGGGCCGCACTCGGTGATCAGTCGGTGGTGCAGGCACGGCTGAGCTCGGGTCATCTGCCCGAGAACAGCTTCGCGTGGGAGCCCTTGTCCCGACTGGAGCCCGCACGTCCGCGCATGCGTTTGCAGCGGCGTCTGGTACGCCGTCTCTACAGGCGTCCGATCCCCTTGCCGCCGCGCCCGCGTCACGAGCCGGACGGCTGGATGCTCCACGGTTTGGAGCAGGGACCCGTGACGCGCGTATGGGGTCCCTATGTGGTCGCCGGCGGCTGGTGGGTGCGTGCTCTGCACCGTGAATATCACTTCGCCGAGACCCGCAAAGGCGAGCTCTTGTGGGTCTTCTACGATCGGGTGCGTCGCGGTTGGTTCGTGCACGGGCGGGTGGAGTGA
- a CDS encoding error-prone DNA polymerase gives MVPLWCKSHFSFLEGASHPEELVETCAALGLAGLALTDRDGVYGLVEAHIKARELGVPLIAGAEVSIEDGSTLILLAQTRDGYANLCRLLTLGRRRCAKGESRVGWREVYAHAGDLIALWGGESALLCGEADPFFIAHQLREAFDDRLYALAARHRRADEPGRETLLRQRAARYRLPIVAGSEVLYHAPSRRELQDVLTCIRQGIRLAEAGRRIKPNAEHALKSVHAFVKLFEDDPGAVARTLEIAERCRFNLDALRYRYPSEHLPDGSTSSQWLRRLTLKGAHERYGAVLPEAVSAQVSKELALIEELDYCGYFLTMWEIVRFCRREQILCQGRGSAANSAVCYCLGITAVDPVRMGLLFERFLSRERAEPPDIDLDIEHARREEVIQHVYAKYGRDHAAMVANIIRYRVRSAVRDVGKVLGLSETSLDRLSKLLAHSGDALSGEVLREAGLDPEQPVHRHLIRLATEILDVPRHLSIHPGGFLLGHEPVSTLVPIENAAMPERTVIQWDKDSLEALGLFKVDLLALGALHQLHLGFDLMRSHYGRDETMASIPAEDAPTFEMIRRADTLGVFQIESRAQMAMLPRLRPRTYYDLVIEISLVRPGPITGGMVHPYLRRRAGQEPVIYPHPCLAPVLEKTLGVPLFQEQVIRLAMVAADYTPGEADQLRRDMAAWRCSGRIERHHTRLVQRMIAKGIDAAFAEQVFEQIRGFGEYGFPESHAASFALIAYATAWMKCRFPDVFVCALLNAQPMGFYSPATIIADAKRHGIEVRPIDVVRSAWDCTLESGQGGTGAEADRVNGVAGPDTGRFAVRMGARYVKGLARAQWERLTEARAERPFVSVEDLVQRSGLNAGLSARLAESGALSALEPQRRSALWQVAGAVHEEDAPLDPGSPERAAVFADLDAFEAIAWDHRTSLHSTLGHPLAPLRERLRAQRLPDAAAVRAMPHGRRTRYAGLVICRQRPATASGVLFMTLEDETGFVNLVVWNQVLERYSRLIKTTNLLGVTGRIQQQDGVPHLIADAFWDPQSLLKVRLEATYSRDFH, from the coding sequence ATGGTTCCGCTCTGGTGCAAGAGTCATTTTTCGTTTCTTGAAGGGGCGAGCCATCCCGAGGAGCTTGTCGAGACCTGCGCCGCGCTCGGGCTCGCCGGTCTGGCCCTGACGGATCGCGACGGGGTCTACGGTCTGGTCGAGGCCCATATCAAGGCGCGCGAGCTGGGCGTGCCGCTGATCGCCGGGGCCGAGGTCTCCATCGAGGACGGCTCGACCCTGATCTTGCTGGCGCAGACCCGCGACGGATACGCCAATCTCTGTCGGCTGCTGACCCTGGGCCGGCGCCGTTGCGCCAAGGGCGAGAGTCGGGTCGGCTGGCGCGAGGTCTACGCCCATGCCGGCGACCTGATCGCACTCTGGGGCGGGGAATCCGCCCTGCTGTGCGGAGAGGCCGACCCCTTCTTTATCGCGCACCAGTTGCGCGAGGCCTTCGACGATCGGCTCTATGCCTTGGCGGCGCGCCATCGTCGCGCGGACGAGCCGGGGCGCGAGACGCTTTTGAGACAACGGGCCGCGCGTTATCGGCTGCCGATCGTCGCCGGCAGCGAGGTGCTCTATCACGCGCCGAGCCGACGCGAGCTGCAGGACGTGCTGACCTGCATCCGCCAAGGCATCCGGCTTGCCGAGGCCGGGCGCCGGATCAAGCCCAACGCAGAGCATGCACTCAAGTCCGTTCATGCCTTCGTCAAGCTGTTCGAGGACGACCCGGGCGCCGTCGCTCGCACCCTGGAAATCGCCGAGCGCTGCCGCTTCAACCTGGATGCGCTGCGGTATCGCTATCCCTCGGAACATCTCCCGGATGGCTCGACCTCCTCGCAATGGCTGAGGCGGCTCACGCTCAAGGGCGCGCACGAGCGTTACGGCGCTGTGTTGCCCGAGGCGGTCTCGGCACAGGTGTCGAAGGAGCTGGCGCTGATCGAGGAGCTGGATTACTGCGGATACTTCCTGACCATGTGGGAGATCGTCCGGTTCTGCCGCCGCGAGCAGATCCTCTGCCAGGGCCGCGGCTCGGCGGCCAACTCCGCCGTCTGCTATTGCCTGGGGATCACCGCCGTGGATCCGGTGCGCATGGGACTGCTGTTCGAGCGCTTCCTCTCGCGCGAGCGGGCCGAGCCACCGGACATCGATCTGGATATCGAGCACGCGCGCCGCGAGGAGGTTATTCAGCACGTCTATGCCAAATACGGCCGGGATCACGCGGCGATGGTCGCCAACATCATCCGGTATCGGGTGCGCTCGGCGGTGCGCGACGTGGGCAAGGTGCTGGGTCTCTCCGAGACGTCGCTCGATCGTCTGTCGAAGCTGCTGGCACACTCGGGCGATGCGCTGTCGGGCGAGGTGCTGCGCGAGGCCGGTCTGGATCCCGAGCAGCCGGTGCATCGGCACCTGATCCGGCTCGCGACCGAGATCCTGGATGTGCCGCGTCATCTCTCGATCCATCCGGGCGGTTTTCTGCTGGGACACGAGCCGGTTTCGACCCTGGTCCCGATCGAGAACGCCGCCATGCCTGAGCGGACGGTGATCCAATGGGACAAGGACAGTCTCGAAGCACTGGGGCTGTTCAAGGTCGATCTCTTGGCGCTCGGTGCGCTGCATCAGCTGCATCTCGGCTTCGATCTGATGCGCAGCCATTACGGTCGCGACGAGACCATGGCGAGCATCCCTGCCGAGGACGCGCCGACTTTCGAGATGATCCGCCGGGCCGACACACTCGGCGTCTTCCAGATCGAGAGCCGTGCCCAGATGGCGATGCTCCCGCGTCTGCGGCCGCGGACCTATTACGACCTGGTGATCGAGATCAGTCTCGTGCGTCCCGGTCCCATCACGGGCGGCATGGTGCATCCTTATCTGCGCCGCCGCGCCGGCCAAGAGCCCGTGATCTACCCCCATCCCTGCCTGGCGCCCGTGCTCGAGAAGACACTCGGCGTGCCGCTCTTCCAAGAGCAGGTGATCCGCTTGGCGATGGTGGCCGCCGACTACACGCCCGGCGAGGCCGATCAGCTGCGCCGCGACATGGCCGCCTGGCGCTGCAGCGGTCGGATCGAGCGCCACCACACTCGATTGGTGCAGCGCATGATCGCCAAGGGCATCGACGCCGCCTTTGCCGAGCAGGTGTTCGAGCAGATCCGCGGCTTCGGCGAGTACGGATTCCCCGAGAGCCATGCGGCCAGCTTCGCCCTGATCGCCTACGCCACGGCTTGGATGAAGTGCCGGTTCCCCGATGTCTTTGTCTGCGCCTTGCTCAATGCCCAGCCGATGGGCTTCTACTCGCCCGCGACCATCATCGCGGACGCCAAGCGCCACGGCATCGAGGTGCGTCCGATCGACGTGGTCCGGAGCGCGTGGGACTGTACGCTGGAGTCGGGGCAAGGCGGGACGGGAGCGGAGGCCGATCGGGTCAACGGAGTGGCCGGGCCGGATACGGGGCGCTTCGCCGTGCGAATGGGCGCGCGTTATGTGAAGGGTCTGGCCCGGGCGCAGTGGGAGCGGCTGACGGAGGCGCGGGCGGAGCGTCCCTTCGTGTCCGTCGAGGATCTGGTGCAGCGCTCCGGGCTGAATGCCGGCCTGTCGGCACGCCTGGCCGAGTCGGGGGCCTTGAGTGCCTTGGAGCCGCAGCGCCGCTCGGCCCTATGGCAGGTCGCGGGGGCCGTTCACGAGGAGGATGCACCGCTCGATCCGGGATCCCCGGAACGTGCCGCGGTCTTTGCCGATCTCGATGCCTTCGAGGCTATCGCATGGGATCACCGCACCAGCCTCCACAGCACGCTCGGGCATCCCTTGGCACCCTTGCGCGAGCGGTTGCGTGCGCAGCGTCTACCCGATGCCGCCGCCGTGCGGGCGATGCCGCATGGTCGTCGCACGCGCTACGCCGGTCTGGTGATCTGCCGTCAGCGGCCCGCGACCGCATCGGGCGTCCTCTTCATGACCCTCGAAGACGAGACCGGCTTCGTCAACCTCGTGGTCTGGAACCAGGTGCTCGAACGCTACTCCCGTCTGATCAAGACCACGAACCTGCTCGGCGTCACCGGACGGATCCAGCAACAGGATGGCGTGCCGCACTTGATCGCGGACGCCTTCTGGGACCCGCAGTCGCTGCTGAAGGTCCGACTCGAAGCGACCTACAGCCGTGATTTTCATTGA